Proteins from one Bacteroidales bacterium genomic window:
- a CDS encoding glycosyltransferase family 2 protein, producing MKLSIIIVNYNVKYFLEQCLYSVKKAQEDFANIFGSNSSEVFVVDNNSQDDSCEMIKANFSGIKLIENKKNVGFSSANNQAIKLAKGEYILLLNPDTLVSEDTFSKVVNFIDKNNDAGGLGVHMIDGSGKFLPESKRSFPSPAVSFYKMFGLSSLFPKSEKFGKYHLSYLDKNKTHEVEVLSGAFMLLRKKTLDKSGLLDEDFFMYGEDIDMSYRVIKAGYKNYFFSETSIIHYKGESTKKGSLNYVFMFYNAMVIFAKKHFSNKKVAIFSVLIRLAVWFRAALSFSKRIFKSALLPVLDATVFYAGFYFIKPIWEAYNFNKEGYYPKEYMIYAVPVYVAFWVLSVYIAKGYKRPLDSKKLFKGILAGSFVILVFYSLLNEEFRYSRALLLLGTAWSMFFSWLLRAIFTVFKFKYFGFKKKSEKKILVVSDSDEYLRIKKLINSAENNDEKVGITPFKKYNEDNLFHLLSIEIKERKINEIIFSLKNITVDDVINIMKKLQGSSVEIKIAHHKTQSVIGSNSIHSSGELYVSDVKTIVKPVNVRIKRFSDIFFSIIFLISYPILFLLVENKVNFIKNIFKVLSGKYSWVGYAGNNTSVPKKLPEIKKGILSPVNFPIFDEKEILRINMLYARKYNLTDDIYIIYKSFDKIGNKKL from the coding sequence ATGAAGTTGTCAATAATAATAGTAAACTACAATGTAAAATATTTTCTTGAGCAATGCCTGTATTCTGTAAAGAAAGCACAAGAGGACTTTGCAAATATTTTCGGCAGCAATTCTTCTGAAGTTTTTGTTGTAGATAATAACTCGCAAGATGATTCTTGTGAAATGATTAAAGCAAACTTTTCCGGAATAAAACTGATTGAGAATAAAAAAAATGTAGGATTCTCATCCGCAAATAACCAGGCAATTAAATTGGCAAAAGGAGAATATATCTTATTGTTAAATCCTGACACACTTGTAAGTGAAGACACCTTTTCAAAAGTCGTTAATTTTATTGATAAAAATAATGATGCCGGAGGTCTGGGGGTTCACATGATTGACGGTTCCGGCAAATTTCTTCCTGAGTCTAAACGATCTTTTCCTTCCCCTGCCGTATCTTTCTATAAGATGTTCGGTTTATCTTCGTTATTTCCTAAATCTGAAAAATTCGGGAAATATCATCTTAGTTACTTAGATAAAAATAAAACACATGAAGTTGAAGTGTTATCCGGTGCATTTATGCTGTTGCGAAAAAAAACATTAGATAAATCCGGGCTTTTAGACGAAGATTTTTTTATGTACGGAGAAGATATTGATATGTCTTATCGAGTTATAAAAGCAGGTTATAAGAATTATTTCTTCTCGGAAACATCAATTATTCATTACAAAGGAGAAAGCACAAAAAAAGGAAGTTTAAATTATGTGTTTATGTTTTACAATGCAATGGTAATTTTTGCAAAAAAACATTTCTCAAATAAAAAAGTTGCAATTTTCTCTGTATTAATAAGGCTGGCTGTTTGGTTCAGAGCGGCATTATCATTTTCAAAAAGAATTTTTAAATCTGCATTATTGCCTGTATTAGATGCAACAGTCTTTTATGCCGGATTTTATTTTATTAAACCGATTTGGGAAGCATATAATTTCAATAAAGAGGGTTATTACCCGAAAGAATATATGATTTATGCTGTTCCCGTATATGTAGCATTTTGGGTTCTTTCTGTTTATATTGCAAAAGGCTACAAACGACCTTTAGATTCTAAAAAATTATTTAAAGGAATTTTAGCCGGCTCATTCGTAATTTTAGTATTTTATTCATTGCTGAATGAAGAATTTCGATATTCAAGAGCATTATTATTGCTGGGAACTGCTTGGTCAATGTTTTTCTCATGGCTGTTAAGAGCAATATTTACTGTATTTAAATTTAAATATTTCGGATTTAAAAAGAAAAGTGAAAAGAAAATACTTGTTGTTTCAGATTCTGATGAATATTTAAGAATAAAAAAACTAATCAACTCAGCAGAAAATAACGATGAAAAGGTAGGCATTACTCCATTTAAAAAATATAATGAAGATAATCTTTTTCACTTACTTAGCATAGAAATTAAAGAAAGAAAAATAAACGAAATTATATTCAGTTTAAAAAATATAACCGTTGATGACGTCATCAATATAATGAAAAAATTGCAGGGAAGTTCTGTTGAAATAAAAATTGCACACCACAAAACACAATCTGTAATCGGAAGCAATTCGATTCACTCATCCGGAGAACTGTATGTGTCAGATGTTAAGACTATTGTGAAACCGGTTAATGTCAGAATAAAAAGATTCAGTGATATATTTTTTTCAATTATTTTTCTTATTTCTTATCCGATTTTATTTTTGTTGGTCGAAAATAAAGTAAACTTTATAAAAAATATTTTTAAGGTATTATCAGGAAAATATTCTTGGGTAGGATATGCCGGCAATAATACCTCTGTTCCGAAAAAATTGCCTGAAATTAAAAAAGGTATTCTCTCGCCTGTTAATTTCCCGATATTTGATGAAAAAGAAATTCTGAGAATTAATATGTTATATGCGAGGAAATATAATTTAACCGATGATATTTATATCATTTATAAATCATTTGATAAGATTGGTAATAAAAAATTGTAA